CTGTCAAGAGCATGCCAAATCATTGAGTGGCAATATAAGCTtaaccctaaagccatgttggacaatcagaagcctgaaaaaaagcaattaaCAGCAGGCTACCTGCAGCTAAGGGCCTGATCCTACCACAGCAAAGGCATTACCTGCCTTCGCCATAGTAAACAAAGGAGAAAatggcacacacactgatgttaaACAAAGGATATGACAGTACACAGTCTGTCGGCATATTTTGACAAGTGCATTTACCCCCAAGCTACTGGACCAAttccaaagcttttttttctcattagtGAAAATAGGGCCCAGGTTTAAAAATACTGGAATTACTCTTTTAAGGATGCTTTGACATGTCATGCAGTATGGCTGCTAATCTGCTCATTTACCATCATTGGCATCAAACAAGTGGAGGTTCTCTaaagtgctgttgttgtttaaagTCTCTGAGTCTCTGTCTCTCGTACAGGCCTGAGGATGACCTCTCTCCTGTAGGAGAAGTGGGTGAGTTTGACCTTGTGGTATATCCTCTCCCTCCACTGCAGCAAACGGTAAAGAGATAGAGTGAACTTTGCCAGGGCCAGTGTGCAGGTGATCTCCACCACCAACAGCGTGGTGTAGATGGTCAGCTGAGATTTGCAGTGCTGAGCTTTGTTTCTGTACTGACACGTGAAGGATGGTGATGACCCCTGAGCGAGTGGCTCCAAGGGACAAGTGAAGACCACTGGAGAGGTTTGTGGAGGATGCGTTGTTGTTTGCGTGGTGGTTGGTTGTGTAGTTCGGAGAGTGGTGGTTATGGGCATAGTTgttgtatgtgtatttgtggtTGTGAGCATGCTTATAGTGGTGTCGAGTGCAGTTGTTATTGTGGTCGTAGGTGCAGTTATATTGGTTGTGTATGCAATTGTTGTTATAGCGGTGGTGGGTGCAGTTGTTATAGCAGTGGTGGGTGCAATTGTTGTCATAGCTGTGGTGGGTGCAATTGTTGTTATAGCAGTGGTGGGTGCAGTTGTTGTAGCGGTGGTGGGTGCAATTGTTGTTATAGCAGTGGTGGGTGCAGTTGTTGTAGCAGTGGTGGGTGCAATTGTTGTTATAGCAGTGGTGGGCGCAGTTGTTATAATGGTTGTAGGTAAAGTTGTTGCTATTGTGGTCACGGGTGcagttgttgttattgaagttGTGGGTGTGGTGGCTATAGCTGTGCTTATAATGGGTGTGGTTTCTGGCAGAATAGTGGTTGTTGGGATTGTGGTGGTCGTGGCCGGTAGTGTGGTGAAGACAATGGTGGTTGGTGCTGTTGTAGTAGTAAGGATAGTGGTTGTTTGTTCTGTAGTTGGCAAAatggttgttgctgttgtagtAGTAAAGATGGTGGTTATTGGTTCTGTCGTTGGGAGTGTCGTGGTAGTTGTGGGAGTTGTGGTGGTTAAGATAGTGGTTATGGCGGGAAGGGTGGCGCAAATGAGTTGATCCTCTGTTAATAATGTGACATCTCGCCCTTTTAGATCTTCTGGATACTGACAGACCACAGGAGACACAATCTTGCCAGAGTTCGCCTTCAACCACACGTTAAGATATATCAGATTACAGTCACAATGCCAAGGGTTGTCATTGAGGTAAAGTTTTGTGAGTTTGGTTAAAGGCTGAAAAATGTCCTTCGGAAGCATCTGGAGGTGATTGTGAGCTAGCTTGAGTGTGGTCAGCGATTGTAGCTTTTCAAACACGTCTGCCCTCAGCGAGTTTATCATGTTGTTCAGCAGATTCAGCTCTTTGAGGTTCTGAAGGCCTTCGAAGTACTCAGCATACAAGGTGACAAACTGATTTTTAGACAGATCTAGCTTCTTGAGTTTCTTCAGAGGGCTCACTATTCCTTTAGGAAGAGTGCTgagtttgttttgactgagacTTAACTCAGTCAATGCAGGCATCTCTCCGAAAAGCACTGGTGGTAGACTAGTCAGTTGATTTTTCTGTAAAGTCAGTGTATTAAGCTGAGGGAAGCCAACCAGAAATTCTTGAGGTAAACCAGTCAGAAGATTCCCATCCAAAAGCAGCTTGCTTAGCTTGTCTTTATGTGGAAATATATTTGGTGAtaattctgttattttgttgcCCTGCAAGCCAATTTCCTTCAAGTTTGGCAAATTCTGAAAAAGATCTTCAGGGACGGTGGTAAGCTGATTCTCATTAAGGCgaattttctgcagtttttttaaGTTTGAGAACCAGTCGGTAGACACAGCGGAGAGATTGTTTTTTGCTAAATGAATCATTATAAGGTTTTCAAGATCATCAAAGGTCCCGTCTTCAATCGAGTTGATCTTGTTCCCCATCAAATTGAGTTCTTTCAATTTTTTAAGGCTGTCAAACAAGCCTTTCTCCAAAGCGTGGAGCTTGTTAGACTTTAGCATAATATTCTCCAGGTTGCCGAGGTCTTGAAAGACTGTCACTGGGATTGATGTTAATGGAGTGCTGGAGATCCCAATATGCTTGAGGTTGACCAAACCTTCGAAGGCTCCCGGCTCAACTGATGTGGTATCAGTGTTCATGAACTCCACCAGTTCAAGCTGGGGGTTTTCAACAAAGGCTGCTTTTGGGATTGTTTTAATCTTACTATCCAGAAAGATGACCTCTGTCAAACCTGTTCTCAGGACGCGCGGGATTTCTGTGACGGATGAACTGAAAATATGTTTGCGGCATTCCGTCTCCTTCTCACATGGTTTGACTTGAGTCAATGAAGTCTCAAAAAGTagagacagataaaaaatgatgattgatgatcctcttaacatgttttttcactataaaaagaaaaaaatgatgatgatttagaACTCTTGTCTTTCTTGTGATAATATATGAGTGACCAAGTATCAATAACATCATAAAAAGCTTTGCTCtgtcattttatcattaaatCCATTTGCTGTTACAGTCAAATGCCGAAAAAATATTTGCCTACCGTATCATTTCCTTCCCCAGGATGAAACGGGTTGTCACGGCAGTGAGGAGACACAAACAAGCTCATTAGTTATCTTATGTATCAATGTTGGCCAGCAGGCCTCCAATGTTTTACATCCCATGTGAGGCGTGGTTTAACAAACTTCTGCAGCTTGAGATAACAGCACGGGTGGAaggtttttaatatttcacccACTTACTGCACTGCTCTGCAGCATGGCTCCGAGACTGCCAAACTGAtatgtttttcttattcttaATAATCACTGACATTTTAACAGGGTTCACAGACTCCTTGTTTTCAATATTCTGGTTTTAACcaaaaaagatatatatatatatatatatatatatatacatgagaGTATCCAGAATATTGAAAACAAGGAGTCTGTGAACCTCTGTATATcaaagttgttaaaaaaaaaactcttctaCCATCACTGTGTACAAATGGTCTGAGTCTTAATTACATCATTTGTGACTAAACTTTGTTTTGTCTGGTATCTGtaatttcactcaaaacaaaGGCTGGAATTTTTGGATTTCAGCCAAAGGTTTCAAACGTTATACTGACTTCCTTCCATTAGATGGCAGTCTTTCACCCTGTATATAATTAATTTAATCAAGTGGCTCAAGCTGTTACCACTGCTAAATGTGCTTCAACACTCCACTGCTCTGTGTTTATAGCAAACCAAGTTTTGCCTTAGAAAAGTGCAGAATGCTGCAAACGCAGCCTCAAAAAGTTTTTACTACAATATCATGGTGTGCCACCTTCCCTTCACCTTGACCACCTTTAAATCTA
This DNA window, taken from Chelmon rostratus isolate fCheRos1 chromosome 4, fCheRos1.pri, whole genome shotgun sequence, encodes the following:
- the LOC121605711 gene encoding carboxypeptidase N subunit 2 translates to MLRGSSIIIFYLSLLFETSLTQVKPCEKETECRKHIFSSSVTEIPRVLRTGLTEVIFLDSKIKTIPKAAFVENPQLELVEFMNTDTTSVEPGAFEGLVNLKHIGISSTPLTSIPVTVFQDLGNLENIMLKSNKLHALEKGLFDSLKKLKELNLMGNKINSIEDGTFDDLENLIMIHLAKNNLSAVSTDWFSNLKKLQKIRLNENQLTTVPEDLFQNLPNLKEIGLQGNKITELSPNIFPHKDKLSKLLLDGNLLTGLPQEFLVGFPQLNTLTLQKNQLTSLPPVLFGEMPALTELSLSQNKLSTLPKGIVSPLKKLKKLDLSKNQFVTLYAEYFEGLQNLKELNLLNNMINSLRADVFEKLQSLTTLKLAHNHLQMLPKDIFQPLTKLTKLYLNDNPWHCDCNLIYLNVWLKANSGKIVSPVVCQYPEDLKGRDVTLLTEDQLICATLPAITTILTTTTPTTTTTLPTTEPITTIFTTTTATTILPTTEQTTTILTTTTAPTTIVFTTLPATTTTIPTTTILPETTPIISTAIATTPTTSITTTAPVTTIATTLPTTIITTAPTTAITTIAPTTATTTAPTTAITTIAPTTATTTAPTTAITTIAPTTAMTTIAPTTAITTAPTTAITTIAYTTNITAPTTTITTALDTTISMLTTTNTHTTTMPITTTLRTTQPTTTQTTTHPPQTSPVVFTCPLEPLAQGSSPSFTCQYRNKAQHCKSQLTIYTTLLVVEITCTLALAKFTLSLYRLLQWRERIYHKVKLTHFSYRREVILRPVRETETQRL